Proteins found in one Oryza glaberrima chromosome 4, OglaRS2, whole genome shotgun sequence genomic segment:
- the LOC127772222 gene encoding uncharacterized vacuolar membrane protein YML018C, with protein sequence MGSNLKYRAGLVLIVAVVLIWVTSAEVTQGIFTKYKQPFAITYLGASLMIIYIPLSFLKDFICNLLRRSSSSSRVSKVTNKSSFGGCAPLKNGEFQKMLEMESQKTIVINYTDVDIPVIEETKPLICGITEFDDVLKEQELSTKEIAMYGLYLCPIWFVTEYLSNAALARTSVASTTVLSSTSGLFTLFIGVLLGQDSINAAKVIAVFISMAGVVMTTMGQTWASDESEISNSGATQRTLLGDMFGLLSAMSYGLFTVLLKKFAGEEGEKVDVQKLFGYLGLFSLVLLWWLVWPLTALGIEPKFTIPHSAKVDEVVLANGLIGSVLSDYFWALSVVWTTPLVATLGMSLTIPLAMVADMIIHGRRYSAVYIFGSVQVFSGFVIANLADRFSRFLGL encoded by the exons ATGGGTTCCAAtctcaagtaccgtgctggccTCGTCCTCATCGTCGCCGTGGTGCTCATATGGGTCACCTCCGCGGAGGTCACGCAG GGGATATTCACTAAATACAAGCAACCCTTTGCAATTACTTACCTGGGGGCCTCCCTTATGATCATCTATATACCTCTTTCATTTTTAAAGGATTTTATATGTAATTTGTTGAGAAGGTCTTCTTCAAGTAGTAGAGTTTCAAAAGTTACCAACAAATCTTCTTTCGGTGGTTGTGCTCCTCTGAAGAATGGTGAATTCCAGAAGATGTTGGAAATGGAATCTCAAAAAACTATAGTCATAAACTATACTGATGTGGATATTCCTGTAATAGAAGAGACAAAACCTCTTATATGTGGAATCACTGAATTCGATGACGTTTTGAAGGAGCAAGAACTTTCCACTAAGGAGATTGCAATGTATGGGTTGTATCTTTGTCCCATATGGTTTGTGACGGAG TACTTGTCAAATGCGGCACTTGCAAGAACTAGTGTTGCTAGTACTACTGTACTATCTTCAACGTCAGGACTCTTCACTCTTTTCATTGGTGTGCTACTTGGCCAAGATTCTATAAATGCTGCAAAAGTTATTGCTGTTTTTATTAGCATGGCTGGTGTGGTAATGACAACCATGGGGCAGACTTGGGCATCAGATGAATCAGAAATCAGCAATTCTGG TGCCACTCAGAGAACTCTTCTAGGTGACATGTTTGGTCTTCTGTCAGCTATGTCATATGGTTTATTCACTG TGCTTCTAAAAAAGTTTGctggagaggaaggagaaaagGTTGATGTCCAAAAACTGTTTGGCTACCTCGGACTTTTCAGTCTTGTTCTTCTCTGGTGGCTTG TCTGGCCATTGACCGCATTAGGCATTGAACCAAAGTTTACAATACCCCACTCAGCCAAAGTGGATGAAGTGGTGTTGGCAAATGGCCTTATTGGAAGTGTATTGTCAGACTACTTCTG GGCTCTTTCTGTTGTTTGGACTACTCCTTTGGTGGCCACCTTGGGCATGTCACTCACAATTCCACTAGCAATGGTGGCTGATATGATCATTCATGGTCGTCGTTATTCAGCGGTCTATATCTTTGGTTCTGTCCAG GTATTTTCTGGGTTTGTCATTGCAAATCTTGCGGATCGCTTTTCACGTTTTCTAGGGCTCTAG
- the LOC127769406 gene encoding protein BUD31 homolog 1, producing the protein MPKIKTSRVKYPGGWELIEPTIRELDAKMREAENDTHDGKRKCEALWPIFRISHQRSRYIYDLYYRRKEISKELYEFCLDQGYADRNLIAKWKKPGYERLCCLRCIQTRDHNFATTCVCRVPKHLREEKVIECVHCGCRGCASGD; encoded by the exons ATGCCTAAAATAAAGACAAGCCGTGTCAAATATCCTGGAGGATGGGAGCTTATTGAACCAACTATCCGTGAGTTGGATGCCAAAATGAGGGAAG CTGAAAATGACACGCATGATGGGAAGAGAAAGTGCGAAGCCCTCTGGCCAATTTTCCGTATTTCCCATCAAAGAAGTCGCTACATATATGATCTTTATTACAGAAGGAAGGAGATATCAAAAGAGTTGTATGAGTTTTGCCTGGACCAGGGTTATGCAGACCGTAATCTGATTGCAAAGTGGAAAAAG CCAGGCTATGAGCGCCTTTGCTGTCTTCGATGCATACAGACACGAGACCACAACTTTGCAACTACATGTGTCTGCCGGGTCCCCAAGCATCTCAGAGAGGAGAAGGTTATAGAATGTGTTCACTGTGGATGCAGAGGCTGTGCCAGCGGTGATTGA